A single genomic interval of Spirosoma linguale DSM 74 harbors:
- a CDS encoding DEAD/DEAH box helicase domain protein (PFAM: DEAD/DEAH box helicase domain protein; helicase domain protein~SMART: DEAD-like helicase ; helicase domain protein~KEGG: geo:Geob_2747 DEAD/DEAH box helicase domain protein), with amino-acid sequence MTFDELNLNKPLLNALNDLGYTTPTTIQQKVFSVVMSGQDVCGIAQTGTGKTFAYLLPTLRQMQFSKDRQPQLLIIVPTRELVVQVVDAVKKLTTYMNLTVVGVYGGVNMKAQTVEIMQGLDVLVATPGRLADFMLGGTLKTKGIKKLVIDEFDEMLNLGFRAQLKVVLDLLPPKRQNLLFSATLTDDVDQLVNDYFNKPVRVEAAPMGTPLEKIDQSGYRVPNFYTKINLLTLLLNRNAAMTKVLVFVATKQLADQLFEQLESGFPDQVGVIHSNKAQNKRFEAVNNFKAGTYRILIATDIIARGIDVTDVSHVVNFDLPDLPENYIHRIGRTGRADREGIAVSFITESAREAQEAIEQLMNQPIPMLPLPENLVISDELTDDEKPKVHMKFIDVKPPKREDVGPAFHEKSAKNQKVNVRRNIAEEKMLKYGRPIKRVGGKKKRDK; translated from the coding sequence ATGACTTTCGACGAACTGAATCTGAACAAACCCCTTCTGAACGCCCTCAACGATTTGGGGTACACCACGCCGACAACCATTCAGCAAAAGGTATTTTCGGTCGTGATGTCGGGGCAGGATGTGTGCGGCATCGCGCAGACGGGAACCGGGAAAACGTTTGCCTATCTGTTGCCTACGCTTCGCCAGATGCAGTTTTCGAAGGACAGACAGCCGCAGTTGCTGATCATCGTTCCCACCCGCGAACTCGTGGTGCAGGTGGTCGACGCGGTTAAAAAGCTGACGACGTATATGAACCTGACCGTGGTTGGCGTATACGGGGGCGTAAACATGAAGGCGCAAACGGTCGAGATTATGCAGGGGCTGGATGTGCTGGTGGCAACCCCCGGTCGGCTGGCCGATTTCATGCTGGGCGGTACCTTGAAAACGAAAGGGATCAAGAAACTCGTCATCGACGAATTCGACGAAATGCTCAACCTTGGCTTTCGGGCTCAGTTGAAAGTGGTGCTCGACTTACTGCCGCCCAAACGGCAAAACCTGCTGTTCTCGGCCACGCTCACGGACGATGTCGATCAACTGGTGAATGACTACTTCAACAAACCCGTTCGGGTCGAAGCGGCTCCGATGGGTACTCCGCTGGAAAAAATCGACCAGTCGGGCTACCGGGTACCTAACTTTTACACCAAGATCAACCTGCTCACGCTGCTCCTGAACCGGAATGCGGCCATGACCAAAGTGCTGGTCTTTGTGGCCACCAAGCAACTCGCCGACCAACTGTTCGAGCAACTGGAATCGGGTTTTCCGGATCAGGTGGGGGTTATTCATTCCAATAAAGCGCAGAACAAACGATTCGAGGCCGTCAATAACTTCAAAGCCGGGACCTACCGGATTCTGATTGCGACGGATATCATTGCCCGTGGTATCGACGTGACCGACGTGTCGCATGTGGTCAATTTCGACTTGCCCGACCTACCCGAAAACTACATTCACCGCATTGGCCGAACCGGCCGGGCCGACCGCGAAGGAATCGCCGTTTCCTTTATTACCGAAAGTGCCCGTGAAGCTCAGGAAGCCATCGAGCAACTGATGAATCAGCCGATCCCGATGCTTCCTCTGCCCGAGAACCTGGTCATTTCGGACGAGCTAACCGACGACGAGAAGCCGAAGGTGCATATGAAGTTCATCGACGTCAAGCCACCCAAACGGGAAGACGTTGGCCCCGCTTTTCATGAGAAAAGTGCCAAGAACCAGAAGGTGAACGTCCGACGGAATATTGCAGAGGAAAAAATGCTTAAGTACGGCCGACCCATCAAGCGGGTAGGAGGGAAGAAGAAGCGGGATAAGTAG